Sequence from the Crassostrea angulata isolate pt1a10 chromosome 9, ASM2561291v2, whole genome shotgun sequence genome:
TAGATAATGAACACTGATAAAACAAACTCACGGCTTTTTAGTCTCGCTgatgtaattaattttaaagctgacatgaattcataaatacgcattatttcccttttatctccggctaccgccatattagttgtcgatttctattgttctgctcattgctacacaccccctatataagaccgagagcactattcatgcttcaccgcattcaggtatttcatacacccgaacacgttaccttggacgaaaagacgcgAAGAAACGCAAAttatatgacaaccactgcactggcaaggaatatccaatgaacgacgaaacaagacagactgaaatccaggcacagataattaaaaaattcttcgataattgtagacagttttcctgtgtatgttataacatcgcacatgcgcaaaccacacactgtgacagatcgagcaatgtcaatgatcgcatggattttagaaactgaGCGTTTTTGTTGGAACGGATGGAAACAATattacgttgttactttcttggatttattatcattttgctACTGTGTTTAATGtagtgccgccggggttttcaaaaagatgtggacgttatgcactctgtatgaacgacacacgtgttcgatgtgcatgcgaagcaGGGCAgctctgtctgtgcaaaataatacggataccttagaaattttttcaaagataaatgtactttgtatttcattaattgttgtttactttattaatttattacaaacatttcaccacaatgtgtagttcatgcttttagaagtccgtgcaacctgaatgcctcgatcggagagcaaccgaccgtaactttctcaaccggtatataccCAGTGGCAGTAAAGGAGCGACCCAAACtgatatggcgaccaaatgcttttatgagttcatgtcagctttaacacaaatttttttttaattttgtagacAAAAGTTTTCATAGTAAATTTCATTGAGGATagtctgaagatttttaacattgtaaattcaataaattcatTAAGTTTAATATCATCTGCATGCACATATATCGATTTTTGCTTCCGCGCACTATTAGCAATCAGTATTAGATTCCGTTTAAGATTCAAACATCTTTTAactaaaatacttttttaattgaagaaataaaaGAGAAACATTAATTACTGTAATCCGTTTCATTTAtgctataaaaattgtgaaagttCTTTTTTGTAGGAGCAATAATATAATTACCACGAATAGAAAAAGAATAACAATCTCATTAATCTTATGCTACATGCATATATATCGATATCcagtttaaaagtttaaaagttttacATAAAACTACAATTAACTACAAGGCAATCACTAAACACACGCTccaatttctttttaacatttAGACTAAGGTTTGTggaaaatcaaaaatcaaataatcattatgtaaacgaaaaccaaaaatattcatggtatgattacCTATTACAATTACTATTTATACTGATTTATGTTTTATAACTATAGCTACAAAGCAACACTAGACAAACCTATGATAGGCACCTGTTCGTCACAGTTTAacgtatattttgtatatttcacACATAAACACAATCTGTACAATGACCTACACAGCCACGCTGTAAACCAACAAACTCTCCTGTTTCTAATCATAGGCGTCTGTCAATCACAGTATACCatatattctttatttcattatatttcacatataattatacatatacaataaCTTACAATTATAGACACTATTAATAAAACCCATTTTTCCTAAGTTTCCACTATTATGTTTCCTATGTTAAAATCGTATTTTCCTCTCATAGGCGTCTGTCCTCCATAGCTTGCTGTATATTCactaatatacatttatatcatatatattgtattttccTGCTATAGGCGTCTGTCCTCCATAGTTTACTGTATATTCactaatatacatttatatcatatatattgtattttccTGCTATAGGCGTCTGTCCTCCATAGTTTACTGTATATTCactattatacatttatatcataaattgtAATTTCCTCTCATAGGCGTCTGTCCTCCATAGCTTGCTGTATATTCactattatacatttatatcataaattgtAATTTCCTCTCATAGGCGTCTGTCCTCCATAGTTAACTGTATATATTCactattatacatttatatcatatattgtaTTTTCCTATTATAGGCGTCTGTCCTCCATAGTTTACTGTATATTTactattatacatttatatcataCATCGTATTTTCCTGCTATAGGCGTCTGTCCTCCATAGTTGACTGTATAttcctttatatatatttatatcatatattgttttttcctGCTATAGGCGTCTGTCCTCCACAGTTTACCCTCTATGCGGAGGAACACACCTGTTTCCATTACGCCGGACTCTTAAGCATCCCAATGGGGACGGACTATTGCAGGAACCTCAACGCTAGCCTCATTGCTATACAGTCGGAGAGGATGCAGGATTTTCTTTCAAGTATTGTAGGTAGGCGATACCTAGATCTCTGTATCTTCCTGGTTACTTCAAGCATTACCATTACTCGAACTAATTGCTCTAATTTTGAGCTGAAATCATGTGTATGTCTCTTTAAAggataaatgaatttcaatttgTAAATGAGTACAAGTATTCTCTTTCGACAACTACcgaataaattcaaaatttatatgaggacAAGAATACAAAACAGGCAAACGTTTAAAACCttgaatttacaaaaatgataattccttttttttctttaaaatttttgcaGGAAAAATGGATTCTAATGTAAAATCTGCCTACATTCAGGGTACTTTTAACACGACCCACTGGGTTCTTGACAACCAGCAGCTACTTCCGTTCACCCACTGGGGTCCCGGCGAGCCTCGCCTTCAGAACCCTGGCTTTGTTAATATCAAAGTCAAAAAAGTCTCTGGGAATTATTATTGGCAGACTGCCAGAGGTTTAAGATCTCTGCGACATGTGTTTTGCGGCATAATTGTGTAATGGACAGAATGGAAATACAGCTATTCTTATCTTCTTTTCAGATATTTATCACtttgttaaaaatgattttttatttaaaatttcatctttatttttctttataaaaggatcgAGTGGTTTACTTAATAATGTATCTTTTAAGCGTAAAGCCTGCACACAGATTGATTTAAATTCACGTAATGCTTTAGGTTTAATATTTTTGTGatgtttacttttattttgtaaCGTTTCACCTTGTCGaacattaaaatttgatttcatcATTTCGATCTGTATCTTAATGCTAAAACTGTTTACTTTAAGAAGTGTTTGTTAATTGTgtacataaaaatcaattgacATAAATGTTGAATGAATATTCTTCGAACTCGCCATTTTACTACTATTTATCTACATCtttttgaaagaaatgaaataatcatTAGCTTGAATAAAGTACCGCCTTATTCGATAAGGCTTGACAGGCAATATATTACTCTATCTTAAAATAATCTTAATACGACTTTTCTAATggtaaaatttagattattaaattaaaaacccACAAGCtcattttctaaaattaaatcttaatttttataatattttcatttctgtaaatttacacagagtttttttttcaggaggtttaaaaaaaattagaaatgacATTGACCATGCATGTTTTcctttttaatgatcaaataaaataataataatcttttcaattattaattattttaactaTTCTTATAAGATTAAAATATTGTGACCGTTTCACTTTGAACAAGGGTTTTGattttagtaaattttaaaatgtccgACACAAACTTGCTTGCATggtgattataaaaaaattacctcCCTTACATTTTTGTGTGAAGACGATTCGATGATCTTGACCATATTCAGACTATATATATCTTCTTAAGAAAAATATCTCTATATACAGATTTAAGAAAATacttaaattttaaagctaatacatataggattttttaaaaccaaataaaagtTTATAGCTGAAGACatgtttctaaaaatttaaGGTGCATGATCTGATGGTAATTTGTTGATTACTCAGCCTCCTTAATTTTGATCCtcaatttgaacaactttctgAATAAGGCAGTCAACATTCAATACACATCATACCATATGAACAACAGACCTAATTCTCTTTGCGCAGATATATCGCGCAACTAAAAGAAGTGATTGTTAGGAACATCTAATTCTCAATATTACGTCACAATCACTAaaacattaatgttttaaacattaattaaaatgaagTTTTGAAACAGGATTACCttagaaagttttatatttttttcaaatcaagtcTGAATCTTTTTTAGAGATAGTTATTAGGaaataaatcaatcattttCTTGGGTAACACGAAAACTAGACCAtggcaatgaaaaaaaaatattcttcaaatGGTTAGGTTGACCTCTGTTCACTTCGACTCTTTCTTATGCATCCTTTACGTTcgttttaaatataaacactgGAAATAAATTCATTGTTATGCATTGTTCATTACACGAATAATGTAAAGTTATTTTCACCTTGAAATAATACTTTTAGTGTTTTGATCCATAAGTACtataatttatttacaagtaTCAAAATGAAGTTTTCAAACAAGGTTACCttagaaagttttatatttttttcaaattacgtCTGAATCGTTTTGAGAGATAGTTATGAGGAAATAAATCAAACTTTTCTTGGTTAACTCGAAAACtcgaaaaacaaatttaatactttatttAGGTTTCATCTTCAAATGGTTGGGTTGAGCTCTGTTCACTTCAACTTTTATGCATCTGTTACGttcttttcttaaaatataaacattggaaATATATCCATTGTTATGCATTGTTAATGTAAAGTTATTTTCACCTtgaattaaataatttcaatgtttttatcaattaatactATAATTTATTCACAAGCATCGCGCAGATTGAATAGATTGAATGAACTTCAACCGGAAGAAGcaacacattttatgatttgataaaatattgattcttAATgttagatatgtacatgtaccttgcaTTTTAAAGCAATAATAATTAGAGCgttttcaaaagaaatcaacTTATAattaggcacgtagcatcgtttttcaAAAGTGGGACGAACGTGATGACCGACTCTTCCGAATTCTTGAATTATTGTTTCGGAGATTAGAGAatattgagacatttactcttatTCCCATGCAAAGAGAGTAAACCAGGATATCGTTTATTAAcgtgaaaattttgaagttaatgacgtaatttatttgtttttccttGTAAGGTAATAAACGTGCCTACAGCCAGTGACCCGGTGCAAACACAAACTCATTGGAATGTCATTCTTTCTTTTCTCCttgtcaaatgttttaaatgctAACTATTCTTCTttgttcatctttttttttattccaaaattacatattaattCCCTCATTTATGATTTTTGGGAAAAATCgaattgttttttcccaaaagTCAACTTACTTTAAACCTTTTCTAACTTTCATTctgaataccggtatatcataGAACTGTTGAAGTCAGTTTGTGtgtaaaaagtacttgatattCAGCCCCTCTGTTTTAATCCTAGATAAAAAGTCATTAAGTAAACCCCAATTAACTGAACCTTTCGACCTCTTTTCAGTTTTTGTTTAAGCAATTTCTGGGCCAAATAGGCCAGAACCGCAGGTTTATTCGCTTTAACTTTGAATTAAACATACACACAAAACCATGAATTTTGACTTTATAGTACTTTCCTCACAGCAATGTCAGCAGATATCCCATTTCACCTAAAtccaaaaaatgttcattgtgtAGTTTACTCAATGATTGTTCAGTAACTGTTCAGGTCGTATTAAACTCCATATTTAGCAGCaaacatttatatatcaatCTCTCGAATTAATTACGTCATAATGATgattataaatgttttcaaaattttaatctaagaaaaaggtatttttttataACCATCATTCATGGAAAATTCATTGAAAGTCTGAATTTGTCCTTGGAAAATGTATTGGGACAATCTTTTTTATCTTCTTTTAATTAAAGTTGTTAACTATAAGAACACATTAAATGAAGTTtacttatttttgaaaaatagaaaGTAGTTGAAAAGCTAAATGTTGCTCATATTTAAACACAGTTGTTGGTAAAATGGTGGTTTCCTTCAAAACACGTGTTTAATTTAAAAGGGTTATAtagtttgaagaaaagaatCGTAAAACAAGAGATAgtgtatctaaaatatttttatttcgcACATAAATCAGATTGTTTTGTACATAATGGCTTAAAGTTAAGTAATACAAATCCCTAGTATAAAGGTAATGCTCGCCGATTACATATGCAAGATATATGATAAAAGTCAACTCAGGAAACTTGTAAATATGGTCGCATCAGATTACTTTGAATTCACAAAAGTGATCAAGATGTAATGTACTAAAAGgtaataattttaatgatgaataaATTTCTTTCTCCATTtattacagagagagagaaagtgaaagagagagatagaaagacagagatagagagagaaagatCTCCTTGGTAAGATAAGATGTTATTCATTggacaagagagagagagagagagagagagagagagagagagagagagagagagagagagagagagagagagagagagagagagagaagagacagataaaataggaaaaaagagagagaaagaaagaatgGCAAAATGGAGACCGAAAAGGAAGAAGGAGAAAAGCAGAGACATCACAAATTAAAGTGATCAAGATGTACTGTACAAtaagtttttacaattttattatgaataaataatgtCTCCCTTGAtttattagagagagagagagagagagagagagagagagagagagagagagagagagagagagagagagagagagagagagagagagagagagaagcagAGACAGAGAGGGCGAAAGAGATTCCTGAAATTCCTGAAATAAAACATGCAGATAAATAATTCTAATAAACAATGACTATtctaaatctttcaaaatatgtttgaacaatgaaatgtaaaaatatacattaaataaagaACCATATCAAAGACcgagaaaaatatacatttaacacTTTTCTTTCAGACAATTTAGAATATATTTAACtaagtgaaaattttgatttctatatacatgtaattttaatgtgatttggattttttttaaaatttcataatattttaatatagaaaataatGTACTAAGAAGTCCTGGATTAAGTTCACTTCTTACAGATTTTTGCACTCATACAAAGTAACATTTATGTAACGCTACTTTCTTTGACTTTGTATGTTGTATAAAACGAATCTTCAAtagagagaaataaaaaaaacctgaatttATCAGATAATTGCAGTCaacatattaaatatacatggCCTTGGGTTACACCATTTTGAGCTTTATAACATCGATACCATCATTTAGGTATTTGAGAAAAGTCAACATCCTTAAGCTTAGAGGGTTACTGAAATAAGCATATCAGATTATTGTGAATAGTGTATCTGTCCGTACCAGTTTGATAGAGTcagaacatatttttatatgtgTAAGCTTCTCGCACTAAATTGATACAACAAAGGACATATACGATGGTTTAATTTAAATGTTATCACAATGGCaaaagtattgaaaatattttgtaaaaaaacgcaccttaaaaaagaaatagaagtctgaataaattaaaaattgaatcacACATTTTGGGAAAGTCGTGTATACCATAACATTTTATGCATGTACAATATGTAATCCATGTTATGCCCTTTGGGTAGGAGCAACATGGCAACATAGTGGAAAGTTAACttaatatttatcttttaaatattttcttctgtatttTCACTGTTGTGGAGATaaacttaatgcattattaatatgtacatgatgtcCCTTTTTTAAATGGTGAAATTCACTGTCCATTAGGCAGGGGTTTAAGACTTTTTATTGGAGAAGGGGGATGACATTTGGCTTTTTaagttaacatattttttatggtCATTTGAAACACTCGGGTAATCCAGTTGATAGTACGTTGCATTGTCTATAAAGAATTTTGCATTTGAAACTTGAAAACTTCAAGGCAAattattattgattaaaataaatatatgttccGGAAATCTAGTTTAGTTTTCTGTGCATTGTTAACCCCAAATTGAAGCTTGAAATGCAAACAATAGTCTCTATCTAAGGAATATGGTACCTGAAGGTCCGCCAAGGCCAGTGTGCCTCTTGTTAGTTTATGTATTATTCtcttatgtttttatatttaaacaaaaaagaaaaagaaacccaTTTGATTAAATCCAATGATTCCGAAATACTGAAGAcgaattttttataattgttttgttgATAGTACCTTTCAGTTAAAGACAAACTTTTAAGGAAAAACAATTCAAGTCAAAGTCaagtcaaattcaattttggaAATGCCtcagaaacaaaaacaaatctttcaaaatctgaATGTATAATATGAGGAAAACTGATACTCTTAACGAGGATATATCATCTTTTActgaatttttgtttattctgataccagaataaacataaattcagttaaatgttaaaatacctTTAGTAGgcataacaaaacaaattataataaaaaaaactggctATATAAGCTCAAAGAGtttgaaaaaatcttaaactctTGGCAAACAAAACAGTTAATGGTTAATGGTTTCTAAACCTTTTTCATGTCGCGACAATACTTAACAACACTTAGAGAAAGAACTTGGGGATTGAAAATGGCTTCCCAGGGCAAAATACCACCACCTCAACTATCACGCAACGTTAACTGTGCTTCAGAAATTTGAAGATCAAACTCTTGAGAATGCGTTGATCGATTTGAAACAAACAGCAtgttttgcattaattttttataagagCGTTGCTATTAACTATTggagaataataaaaaaagaatatataaaatccaaaaaatcaaCCTTTCAGATCAAAAACATGCctaaaaaattatagaataccgCCTGAGTCTCTTTTTGGCGGGGGTACAATTTTGGCCTATTTTGGCGCTTTGTAAAGAGTCACCAAAATCAGAATAACCACATTAAAGTACATTTACGTATTTTTGGTtgacaaatataaaaattggaGCTTTTATTTTTGTACACCTTTTCAAAGCATGtgatcaataaaaaattaatgttaattgtttaaacatcATTTTATCTTTCTCACTTCATTTGTGCACTTTTGTGCACTTAATTCAAGTGTCAAGTGCCTGTGTTGTTTTAGGAGACGTACGTTTGATTCATTATTGACTATGGTGAATATGATTGACTGATTAACAGTTCTTCACTTATAATGAAACTAGAATTAATTGATTGATTGTTAATGTATACTtgccttaaatgtttttgtcttGGAGACTTTAGATTTTGTTTCGGTATCCAACGAAATATATGTCCTGCCAATAAATCCTGCTGAAAGGTCTAATACATAATAGCTGTGCAAAATAGCTTTTCATGGCTACTTTAAACATATTAAAGGGAAAACAAGtctacatttatttttacattatgtatcaaaaaatcttaaat
This genomic interval carries:
- the LOC128163736 gene encoding uncharacterized protein LOC128163736, with product MYFSMDIKRNRETFVFMYFLRLFLPCQGSKSETFVVNADFDDFALNGETLETFQSSGETECVLRCSVRNECLSLQYNSPTGECRLLHDVYVTCSFGVEDKKWRYYQKTGGVCPPQFTLYAEEHTCFHYAGLLSIPMGTDYCRNLNASLIAIQSERMQDFLSSIVGKMDSNVKSAYIQGTFNTTHWVLDNQQLLPFTHWGPGEPRLQNPGFVNIKVKKVSGNYYWQTARGLRSLRHVFCGIIV